A single window of Echinimonas agarilytica DNA harbors:
- the rlmD gene encoding 23S rRNA (uracil(1939)-C(5))-methyltransferase RlmD, protein MAQFFKPAERKKAPQKQFNLALHDLDLKGQGVGRWQQRMVFVAGGLPGDTVRVTADIPAKGPIHAALQEVLTPSDERDTPLCSHYQVCGGCQLQHLKAQRQIEYKQIALERLLKKRQINVSQWAAPVLSEQQIAYRTKARLAVDCRKQVKLGFRNAENNRILNISECIVLAPELQALIAPIKSLLGSLNEAAKVGHVDVQLSQGNVGIWLHRTTPWSKADKKTLDAWLEAHQVTWLAEETSLSYPLNEFGLTLNYLKNDFVQSNLAVNAKMVQQAIEWLELTGEEHVLDLFCGIGNFSLPLAQHSRTVIGVEGVTDMVCRAIENAEMNGVENVKFAQADLSKPLNQQAWWRPVDVILMDPARAGAEQVVTQLPKTKANKVLYVSCNPATLVRDAAILMSHGYEAVKAGVLDMFPQTHHLESMILFSKVTSKK, encoded by the coding sequence ATGGCTCAGTTTTTTAAACCCGCAGAACGCAAAAAAGCGCCACAAAAACAATTTAATCTCGCCCTTCATGACCTCGATCTAAAAGGCCAAGGAGTAGGGCGCTGGCAGCAACGAATGGTGTTTGTGGCAGGGGGATTGCCCGGAGATACCGTGCGAGTCACGGCCGACATTCCGGCAAAGGGGCCAATTCATGCGGCGCTACAAGAAGTGTTAACACCCAGTGATGAGCGCGACACACCTTTGTGTAGCCACTATCAGGTGTGTGGAGGTTGCCAATTACAGCACCTCAAAGCCCAGCGTCAAATAGAGTATAAACAAATTGCATTAGAGCGCTTGCTAAAGAAACGCCAGATTAATGTTAGTCAGTGGGCTGCTCCAGTATTGTCTGAGCAACAGATTGCTTATCGAACCAAAGCAAGGCTTGCCGTGGATTGTCGCAAGCAAGTCAAGCTAGGATTTAGAAATGCAGAGAACAACCGAATTTTAAATATTTCTGAATGCATTGTACTTGCGCCTGAATTACAAGCTCTCATTGCTCCCATTAAATCGTTACTGGGCAGCTTAAATGAAGCAGCTAAAGTGGGGCATGTTGATGTGCAACTGAGTCAGGGAAACGTTGGCATATGGCTGCACCGAACGACTCCTTGGAGCAAAGCCGACAAGAAAACATTGGATGCGTGGCTTGAAGCACACCAAGTAACATGGCTCGCGGAAGAAACATCATTGAGTTATCCACTCAACGAATTTGGCCTGACTCTCAATTATCTTAAAAATGACTTTGTGCAAAGTAATTTAGCCGTGAACGCGAAGATGGTTCAGCAAGCGATTGAGTGGCTTGAACTCACCGGTGAAGAACATGTCTTGGATCTGTTTTGCGGAATTGGTAACTTTAGTTTGCCGCTTGCTCAACATAGCCGGACTGTGATCGGAGTTGAGGGAGTAACCGACATGGTTTGTCGAGCCATAGAAAATGCAGAAATGAATGGCGTTGAAAACGTAAAATTTGCGCAAGCCGACTTATCAAAGCCTTTGAATCAGCAAGCGTGGTGGCGACCGGTGGATGTGATTTTGATGGACCCTGCCCGCGCAGGAGCCGAACAGGTCGTGACGCAATTACCTAAAACTAAAGCAAATAAAGTGCTTTATGTGAGCTGTAATCCAGCTACTTTGGTTCGAGATGCCGCGATTCTGATGTCGCATGGATATGAGGCCGTGAAGGCCGGTGTCTTGGATATGTTTCCACAAACGCATCATCTCGAATCAATGATATTGTTTAGCAAAGTGACCTCAAAAAAGTAA
- the relA gene encoding GTP diphosphokinase gives MVSVRKAHQTAEFSVAEWLAGVPLPNERQQLKFAETYHLLVKIVEQSGHDGGQELLRQGREMVEILLTLHMDLDTLLAAMIEPLVHGGLIDEDVLHGNFGADICSLIENIEKMDAISTLHSQSMDASAAQVDNLRRMLLAMAEDVRAVVIKLASQVCYLRSVKNSDEDTRVMVARQTTNIYAPLANRLGIGQLKWELEDYAFRYLHPNTYKQIASQLNEKRLDRERYITEFVSSLQTALERQGIEGEVQGRPKHIYSIWKKMQNKKLSFEQLFDVRAVRVLVDKLQDCYGALGVVHTSWQHIHREFDDYVATPKPNGYRSIHTVVVGPEGKTVEIQIRTHQMHEDSELGVAAHWKYKEGESSGRSGFEDKIAWLRKILAWQEDVAESGNLVDDLRSQVFEDRVYVFTPNGDVVDLPQGSTPLDFAYYVHSQVGNTCIGAKVGGRIVPFTYHLQTGDRVEILTAKNGKPSRDWLNPNMGYVNSSRARAKVQHWFKLQDRDQNLAAGKELLETELNKVNIDLSHLDKALKRFNLNKIEELQVAVGAGDIRINQVLNYLQSLLHKPTDEELTERLLKRQVAPNKKPNKDAVLVDGVGNLMTNIARCCQPVPGDSIVGYITQGRGISIHRDDCDQFQDLLEAHPERQIEVRWGENYSGGYSITLRVVAADRSGLLRDITTLLANEKINVMEVKSRSNTTDQTAVIDMDVEIYNIDILSRMLSRIGQLDGIIEARRL, from the coding sequence ATGGTGTCAGTACGGAAGGCGCATCAAACAGCAGAATTCTCCGTAGCCGAATGGCTCGCGGGCGTTCCCCTGCCGAATGAACGTCAACAGCTTAAATTTGCCGAAACCTACCATTTGCTCGTCAAGATAGTCGAACAATCGGGTCATGATGGAGGCCAAGAATTGCTTCGTCAGGGGCGAGAAATGGTTGAAATTCTGCTGACCCTTCATATGGATCTCGACACATTACTGGCCGCGATGATCGAGCCCTTAGTGCACGGGGGCTTAATTGATGAAGATGTGCTTCATGGCAATTTTGGTGCTGACATTTGTTCGCTGATCGAAAACATTGAAAAAATGGATGCGATTAGCACGCTACATAGCCAAAGTATGGACGCTTCCGCTGCTCAAGTGGATAACCTTCGCCGCATGTTACTGGCTATGGCCGAAGATGTGCGTGCAGTGGTGATTAAGCTTGCATCGCAAGTGTGCTATTTACGATCGGTCAAGAATTCAGATGAAGACACGCGAGTAATGGTGGCTCGTCAAACCACTAATATTTATGCACCGCTGGCAAACCGTTTAGGTATTGGTCAGCTGAAGTGGGAGCTTGAAGATTACGCCTTTCGCTACCTGCATCCGAACACTTACAAGCAAATCGCTAGCCAATTGAATGAAAAGCGGCTCGACCGCGAGCGCTACATCACCGAATTTGTGTCTTCACTGCAAACAGCACTAGAACGTCAAGGTATTGAAGGCGAGGTACAAGGGCGGCCTAAACACATCTATAGCATCTGGAAAAAGATGCAAAACAAAAAACTGTCGTTTGAGCAGCTTTTTGATGTACGCGCAGTCAGAGTGTTGGTGGACAAGCTTCAAGATTGTTACGGCGCTTTAGGCGTAGTGCACACGAGCTGGCAGCATATTCATCGAGAGTTTGACGATTATGTCGCTACCCCAAAACCCAACGGCTATCGCTCAATTCATACCGTTGTGGTTGGCCCTGAAGGTAAAACAGTTGAAATTCAAATTCGAACGCACCAAATGCACGAGGATTCCGAGCTGGGTGTCGCCGCGCATTGGAAATACAAAGAAGGCGAATCTTCTGGGCGCAGTGGTTTTGAAGATAAAATTGCATGGCTCCGCAAGATTTTAGCGTGGCAAGAAGACGTTGCCGAGAGTGGAAACTTGGTGGACGATCTTAGAAGCCAAGTATTTGAAGATCGCGTGTATGTATTTACACCCAACGGCGATGTTGTCGATTTACCACAAGGCTCAACACCATTGGATTTTGCATACTATGTGCATAGCCAAGTTGGTAACACCTGCATCGGAGCTAAGGTTGGAGGGCGAATCGTACCTTTCACTTATCACCTTCAAACGGGCGATAGAGTCGAGATCTTAACCGCTAAGAACGGCAAACCGAGCCGTGACTGGCTCAACCCCAATATGGGATATGTCAATTCATCTAGAGCGCGTGCAAAAGTACAACATTGGTTTAAGTTGCAAGACCGAGATCAGAATTTGGCCGCAGGTAAAGAGCTGTTAGAAACTGAACTTAACAAGGTCAATATCGACTTATCGCATCTGGATAAGGCTCTCAAACGTTTCAACCTGAATAAAATCGAAGAGCTTCAAGTTGCCGTTGGGGCAGGTGATATTCGCATTAATCAAGTGCTGAACTACCTTCAAAGTTTATTGCACAAACCCACCGATGAAGAATTAACTGAGCGGCTGCTAAAGCGTCAAGTTGCGCCCAATAAGAAGCCAAACAAAGACGCAGTGTTGGTCGATGGTGTTGGAAACTTGATGACCAATATTGCTCGTTGCTGCCAACCAGTACCTGGCGATAGCATTGTCGGTTATATCACCCAAGGGCGCGGAATTTCGATTCACCGAGACGATTGCGACCAATTTCAAGACTTACTTGAGGCGCACCCAGAACGCCAGATCGAAGTTCGCTGGGGTGAAAACTATTCCGGTGGCTATTCCATTACACTGCGTGTTGTTGCTGCGGATCGCAGTGGGCTGCTGCGCGATATCACTACATTATTAGCAAATGAGAAAATTAATGTGATGGAAGTGAAGAGCCGTTCCAACACCACCGACCAAACAGCTGTCATTGATATGGACGTGGAGATTTACAATATCGATATCTTGTCACGCATGTTGTCGCGTATTGGTCAATTGGATGGCATCATCGAAGCGCGTCGTTTGTAA
- the mazG gene encoding nucleoside triphosphate pyrophosphohydrolase, whose translation MSEVNKLNELLDIMARLRDPNTGCPWDIKQNFATIAPYTIEEAYEVADAIERNDLDELKLELGDLLLQVVFHAQMAQEQGLFNFDDVVEGINQKMVRRHPHVFGEKSFDNEAQVNANWEAQKQQEREAKGDPQNSILDAVTVGLPALTRALKLQKKAAKTGFDWPSVEPILDKIREELAEVEDELVQATIDPNRVEAEIGDLLFSVVNLARHQKVDPEQALRTSNQSFYKRFSYIEQQLKRKGMTLNNASLEQMDALWDEAKIALR comes from the coding sequence ATGTCAGAAGTGAACAAATTGAATGAGCTGTTAGATATTATGGCTCGATTACGAGACCCGAATACAGGGTGCCCTTGGGATATAAAGCAGAATTTTGCCACCATTGCGCCATACACCATTGAAGAAGCCTATGAAGTGGCTGATGCCATTGAGCGCAATGATCTGGATGAACTCAAACTTGAACTTGGTGATTTGCTGTTGCAAGTGGTTTTCCATGCTCAAATGGCGCAAGAGCAGGGCTTGTTTAATTTTGATGATGTGGTGGAAGGGATTAACCAAAAAATGGTTCGCCGTCATCCCCATGTATTTGGCGAAAAAAGCTTTGACAACGAAGCTCAAGTAAATGCGAATTGGGAAGCGCAAAAGCAGCAAGAACGAGAAGCCAAGGGAGATCCGCAGAACTCCATCTTAGACGCTGTAACGGTCGGCTTACCCGCATTGACTCGCGCGCTAAAGTTGCAAAAGAAAGCGGCAAAGACAGGTTTTGATTGGCCCAGTGTAGAACCCATTCTGGATAAAATCAGAGAGGAACTTGCTGAGGTTGAAGATGAATTGGTGCAAGCGACTATTGATCCAAACCGAGTTGAAGCTGAAATTGGTGATCTGCTGTTTTCAGTGGTGAACCTCGCTCGTCATCAAAAGGTCGATCCAGAACAAGCATTGCGCACAAGTAATCAGTCTTTTTACAAACGCTTTAGCTATATTGAGCAACAGCTAAAACGTAAAGGCATGACTCTCAATAATGCTAGTCTGGAACAGATGGACGCGCTGTGGGATGAAGCTAAAATTGCTCTGCGCTAA
- a CDS encoding flagellin, giving the protein MRTATFRQKINSAADDAAGLLIANRLSQSISEADFRSQGASDQINLKNTSEVYLEGATSDVLRAQELVVQSTNPLYDSSTLQSELDSIVDSVNQTAQQVLGTDTLLPTLNVSAAPADNLKAIESAAQHLGSAISQFGAESNGLSSQINTYQIQIENSSAARSRIEDTDFAQSTTELAQIRTQRETLIELQKDEDERKGRVVNQFI; this is encoded by the coding sequence ATTAGAACAGCAACGTTCAGGCAAAAAATCAATTCTGCTGCAGATGATGCTGCGGGGTTACTGATTGCGAACCGTCTATCGCAGAGCATCAGCGAAGCCGATTTTAGAAGCCAAGGTGCCAGTGACCAAATCAATCTCAAAAACACGAGCGAAGTCTATTTAGAAGGTGCAACCTCTGATGTGTTACGCGCCCAAGAACTCGTCGTACAAAGCACCAACCCGCTATACGACAGTTCCACGTTGCAATCTGAATTGGATTCAATCGTCGATTCGGTCAATCAAACCGCGCAGCAAGTGCTAGGTACCGATACTTTATTGCCAACGTTAAATGTATCGGCGGCCCCTGCTGATAACTTAAAAGCAATAGAAAGTGCAGCACAACATCTAGGCTCGGCAATTTCCCAGTTCGGAGCTGAGAGCAACGGTTTGTCGTCGCAAATTAACACTTATCAGATTCAAATAGAAAACAGCAGTGCCGCCCGAAGCCGCATTGAAGATACTGATTTTGCGCAAAGTACAACTGAGCTAGCGCAGATTAGAACACAACGCGAAACCTTGATAGAACTGCAAAAAGATGAGGACGAGCGCAAAGGCCGTGTCGTCAACCAGTTTATTTAG
- a CDS encoding CTP synthase codes for MTTRYIFVTGGVVSSLGKGIAAASIGAVLEARGLDVTIMKLDPYINVDPGTMSPTQHGEVFVTEDGAETDLDLGHYERFIRTKTSKRNNFTTGRVYADVLRKERRGDYLGATIQVIPHITNAIKERVIAGGEGHDVAIVEVGGTVGDIESLPFLEAIRQLGVELGRERAMFMHLTLVPYLAAAGEVKTKPTQHSVKELRSIGIQPDILVCRSDRVIPANERRKIALFTNVEERAVVSLKDLDSIYKIPSLLKSQGLDELICRRFLIEVPEADLCEWEQVIFEEANPVGEITIGMVGKYITLPDAYKSVNEALKHGGLKNRLSVTIKYIDSQDVESKGAEVLDNIDAILVPGGFGERGVEGKIQAAKFARENGIPYLGICLGMQVALIEYARNVAGLEGAHSSEFEPSSPAPVVGLITEWLDADGNVEQRANDADLGGTMRLGGQLCHLEAGSKAAEIYGGPTVSERHRHRYEVNNNFVPQLKESGLVFSGLSEDKKLVEIIEIPEHPWFVACQFHPEFTSTPRDGHPLFSGFVKAAGEYQKRQLNSQDA; via the coding sequence ATGACGACTCGGTATATTTTTGTTACTGGTGGGGTGGTTTCATCCTTAGGTAAAGGCATTGCGGCAGCATCGATTGGCGCAGTTTTAGAGGCCAGAGGCCTCGACGTGACGATCATGAAACTGGATCCGTACATTAACGTCGATCCAGGCACCATGAGCCCTACTCAGCATGGTGAAGTATTTGTGACCGAAGATGGCGCAGAGACTGACCTTGATTTAGGCCATTACGAGCGATTTATTCGCACCAAAACTTCAAAGCGCAATAACTTTACGACAGGCCGTGTTTATGCCGATGTGTTACGTAAAGAACGTCGCGGCGATTACTTGGGGGCTACGATTCAAGTTATCCCTCATATCACTAACGCCATCAAAGAACGTGTGATTGCTGGTGGTGAAGGCCATGATGTTGCGATTGTTGAAGTGGGCGGGACAGTTGGTGACATTGAGTCATTGCCGTTCCTCGAAGCAATTCGCCAGCTCGGTGTAGAACTGGGTCGCGAACGCGCCATGTTCATGCATTTAACCTTGGTGCCATACTTGGCCGCCGCAGGTGAGGTCAAGACCAAGCCAACTCAGCACTCGGTGAAAGAGCTGCGTTCTATTGGTATTCAGCCTGATATTCTGGTGTGTCGCTCTGATCGCGTCATTCCTGCCAATGAGCGTCGCAAAATTGCACTCTTTACTAATGTTGAAGAGCGCGCAGTTGTCTCATTGAAAGATTTGGACAGCATTTACAAGATCCCAAGCTTGTTAAAATCACAAGGCTTGGATGAATTGATTTGTCGTCGCTTCTTAATCGAAGTACCCGAAGCCGATTTGTGCGAATGGGAACAGGTCATTTTTGAAGAAGCCAACCCAGTGGGTGAAATCACCATTGGTATGGTAGGCAAATACATTACATTGCCAGATGCATATAAGTCGGTAAACGAAGCGTTAAAGCACGGTGGATTGAAAAATCGTTTGAGCGTCACCATCAAGTATATTGATTCGCAAGATGTTGAAAGCAAAGGCGCAGAAGTGCTCGACAATATCGACGCGATTCTTGTACCGGGCGGTTTCGGCGAACGTGGTGTTGAAGGTAAAATTCAAGCCGCCAAGTTTGCCCGTGAGAATGGCATTCCATACCTTGGTATTTGTTTAGGTATGCAAGTGGCGCTCATTGAATATGCCCGTAATGTAGCTGGCCTAGAAGGTGCGCATTCAAGCGAGTTCGAACCCAGTAGTCCAGCACCTGTTGTGGGCTTGATTACTGAATGGCTCGACGCTGACGGTAATGTAGAACAACGCGCCAACGATGCCGATTTAGGTGGAACAATGCGTTTAGGTGGCCAGCTTTGCCATCTAGAAGCTGGCTCAAAAGCCGCAGAAATTTATGGTGGCCCAACGGTAAGTGAACGGCATCGCCACCGTTATGAAGTGAATAACAACTTTGTACCTCAACTGAAAGAGTCCGGGTTAGTGTTTTCGGGGTTGAGCGAAGATAAAAAGTTAGTAGAGATAATTGAAATACCTGAGCATCCTTGGTTTGTTGCGTGTCAGTTCCACCCGGAATTCACCTCAACGCCTCGCGATGGACATCCACTTTTTAGTGGTTTTGTTAAAGCGGCTGGTGAGTATCAAAAACGCCAACTAAACTCTCAGGACGCCTGA
- the eno gene encoding phosphopyruvate hydratase, whose amino-acid sequence MSDIVKIIGREIIDSRGNPTVEAEVHLADGSIGMAAAPSGASTGSREALELRDGDKARFLGKGVLKAVEAVNGPIAGALVGKDAKDQAAVDQVMLDLDGTENKSKFGANAILAVSLANAKAAAASKGMPLYEHIAELNGTAGQFSMPLPMMNIINGGEHADNNVDIQEFMIQPVGASTLKEGLRIGAEVFHNLAKVLKAKGLSTAVGDEGGFAPNLESNAAALAAIKEAVEAAGYVLGKDVTLAMDCAASEFYDKEAGNYNMKGEGKIFTSEEFNHYLADLANQFPIVSIEDGLDESDWDGFKHQTELLGDKLQLVGDDLFVTNTKILQEGIDKGVANSILIKFNQIGSLTETLAAIKMAKDAGYTAVISHRSGETEDATIADLAVGTAAGQIKTGSMSRSDRVAKYNQLIRIEEALGSKAPFNGLKEVKGQA is encoded by the coding sequence ATGTCTGACATCGTAAAAATCATTGGTCGTGAAATTATCGACTCTCGCGGAAACCCAACAGTAGAAGCTGAAGTACATTTGGCAGATGGCTCTATCGGTATGGCAGCAGCGCCATCTGGAGCATCAACTGGTTCGCGCGAAGCGTTGGAATTACGTGATGGTGATAAAGCTCGTTTCTTGGGCAAAGGTGTTCTTAAAGCAGTGGAAGCTGTAAATGGCCCAATCGCGGGCGCTTTGGTAGGTAAAGATGCTAAAGACCAAGCCGCTGTTGACCAAGTTATGCTTGATCTTGATGGTACAGAAAATAAATCTAAATTTGGCGCAAACGCGATTCTAGCTGTTTCTTTGGCGAATGCTAAAGCTGCTGCAGCATCAAAAGGCATGCCTTTATACGAGCACATTGCTGAGTTGAACGGTACAGCGGGTCAATTCTCTATGCCTCTTCCAATGATGAACATCATCAATGGTGGTGAGCATGCAGATAACAACGTTGATATCCAAGAATTTATGATTCAGCCAGTAGGCGCTTCTACTTTGAAAGAAGGTTTGCGTATCGGCGCTGAAGTATTCCACAACCTTGCCAAAGTATTAAAAGCAAAAGGCTTGAGCACTGCAGTTGGTGACGAAGGTGGCTTCGCCCCTAACCTAGAGTCTAACGCTGCTGCACTTGCTGCGATTAAAGAAGCGGTTGAAGCAGCAGGTTACGTATTAGGTAAAGACGTAACGCTCGCGATGGATTGTGCTGCATCTGAGTTCTATGACAAAGAAGCAGGCAACTACAATATGAAAGGCGAAGGTAAAATCTTCACTTCAGAAGAGTTTAACCACTACCTTGCTGACTTAGCGAACCAATTCCCAATCGTTTCTATTGAAGACGGTCTAGACGAATCTGACTGGGATGGCTTCAAGCACCAAACAGAATTGTTGGGCGATAAGCTTCAACTTGTCGGTGATGACTTGTTCGTAACGAACACTAAAATCCTTCAAGAAGGTATCGACAAAGGTGTGGCTAACTCTATCTTGATCAAATTCAACCAAATCGGTTCTTTGACTGAGACACTTGCTGCAATCAAAATGGCGAAAGACGCTGGCTACACGGCTGTCATCTCTCATCGTTCAGGTGAAACTGAAGATGCAACTATTGCTGACTTGGCAGTAGGTACAGCAGCTGGCCAAATCAAAACAGGTTCTATGAGCCGTTCTGATCGTGTTGCTAAGTACAACCAATTAATCCGTATCGAAGAAGCTTTAGGTTCTAAAGCACCTTTCAACGGTTTGAAAGAAGTAAAAGGCCAAGCGTAA
- the ftsB gene encoding cell division protein FtsB, translating into MRLVTPILLIIFLLLQHRLWFGDNSVADYVELSESVESQKLSNEVLMKQNELLLQEINGLKSGTDAVEERARNELGMIQQGEVFYRLRQSTGTPNNERE; encoded by the coding sequence ATGCGTCTGGTAACTCCAATACTGCTAATCATTTTTTTGCTGCTCCAGCACCGATTATGGTTTGGTGACAATAGTGTCGCTGACTATGTCGAGTTGTCAGAATCTGTTGAATCTCAAAAACTCAGTAATGAAGTGTTGATGAAACAAAACGAATTACTGCTTCAAGAAATTAATGGTCTTAAATCAGGAACTGACGCGGTCGAAGAGAGAGCGCGAAATGAACTGGGTATGATCCAGCAAGGTGAGGTGTTTTACCGCCTGCGACAATCAACCGGAACCCCCAATAATGAAAGAGAATGA
- the ispD gene encoding 2-C-methyl-D-erythritol 4-phosphate cytidylyltransferase, with the protein MKENEPIVAVVPAAGVGARMQADRPKQYLQIAGKTVLQHSVERLLENDRVQAAVVAVSDDDPYFDDIQWQSDKPVYRVSGGCERADSVLSGATYALTFLNAHWVLVHDAARPCLRSADLNLLIEKIVNNTAHVGGILAVPVRDTMKRTTGERVEHTVDREQLWHAQTPQLFPATALTKVLSEGLADGAIITDEASAFEWANQSHIVVEGHADNIKITHPEDLVLAKFYLDQKTQQEFI; encoded by the coding sequence ATGAAAGAGAATGAGCCAATTGTTGCAGTTGTTCCAGCTGCAGGTGTAGGGGCTCGTATGCAAGCTGACCGTCCGAAACAATATCTACAAATAGCGGGTAAAACAGTGCTTCAACATAGTGTTGAGCGTTTGTTGGAAAATGACCGAGTGCAAGCTGCTGTTGTTGCAGTGTCTGATGACGACCCATATTTTGATGATATTCAATGGCAATCCGATAAACCCGTTTATCGTGTGTCTGGCGGCTGTGAACGAGCGGATTCGGTATTGTCCGGCGCAACCTATGCGCTGACATTTTTAAATGCACATTGGGTACTTGTGCATGATGCTGCTCGCCCTTGCCTTCGTTCGGCCGATTTGAACTTGCTGATCGAAAAAATAGTGAACAACACCGCTCATGTTGGAGGCATATTGGCCGTTCCTGTTCGTGACACCATGAAGCGCACGACTGGTGAGCGCGTTGAGCATACTGTGGATCGGGAACAGCTTTGGCATGCTCAAACTCCTCAGTTATTCCCTGCGACTGCGCTCACTAAGGTGTTATCGGAAGGTCTCGCTGACGGAGCCATTATTACCGACGAAGCATCTGCATTTGAATGGGCAAATCAGTCGCATATTGTGGTTGAAGGACACGCAGACAATATTAAAATTACTCACCCAGAAGATTTAGTACTGGCCAAGTTTTATTTGGATCAGAAAACTCAACAGGAATTCATATGA
- the ispF gene encoding 2-C-methyl-D-erythritol 2,4-cyclodiphosphate synthase → MIRIGHGFDVHKFGGQGPIIIGGTAIESEVGLIAHSDGDVLIHAVCDAILGAMALGDIGRHFPDTDDTFKGADSRELLRHCYELAEQRGYVLGNLDATIVAQAPKMAPHIEAMQACLADDLKAESNQINVKATTTEKLGYTGRKEGIAAHAVVVLQR, encoded by the coding sequence ATGATTCGTATCGGTCATGGCTTTGATGTTCATAAATTTGGCGGCCAAGGTCCCATTATTATCGGTGGCACTGCCATTGAGTCCGAGGTGGGGCTCATAGCTCACTCTGATGGTGATGTGCTGATTCATGCCGTATGCGATGCAATACTCGGAGCAATGGCGTTGGGTGATATCGGCCGACACTTTCCCGATACGGATGATACTTTTAAAGGAGCCGACAGCCGCGAGTTGTTGCGCCATTGTTATGAATTGGCTGAGCAGCGCGGCTATGTTTTAGGGAATTTAGATGCCACGATTGTGGCTCAGGCTCCTAAGATGGCACCGCATATCGAAGCAATGCAAGCCTGTTTAGCTGATGATTTAAAAGCGGAATCGAATCAAATTAATGTCAAAGCCACCACCACCGAAAAACTCGGATACACCGGCCGAAAAGAAGGGATCGCAGCGCACGCTGTCGTAGTACTCCAACGATGA
- the truD gene encoding tRNA pseudouridine(13) synthase TruD yields the protein MMNQFSYRFGQPEHTAHIRTEPADFKVQEMIRVQPDGEGEHVWMNIRKQGMNTQFLAKRLAKWAGVPEKQVSYAGLKDRHAVTEQWFSVQMPGRETPDVELLNDEEVIVLSAQRHSQKLRSAVLAANRFELRLRNVSDVASVEQRWHSIVQGVPNYFGEQRFGINGGNIAKAERMFAGQRVKRPLQSIYISSVRSLMFNEIVSRRLDQGIFDRLIPGDIMMLSGSNSTFEQKGEDDLVDRLNSGDIQLTAPLWGEGRDPLVADYAELVAEVTSKHPTLIEGLKSVRARLAFRPIQLKPESCSINAEGNDIVVGFVLPSGSFATSILRELVDYKDISGEALHAHSD from the coding sequence ATGATGAATCAGTTTTCTTACCGGTTTGGTCAGCCCGAACACACAGCACACATTCGTACTGAACCTGCAGACTTCAAAGTCCAAGAGATGATTCGTGTTCAGCCTGACGGCGAAGGCGAGCATGTTTGGATGAATATTCGCAAACAAGGCATGAACACCCAGTTCTTAGCTAAGCGTTTAGCGAAGTGGGCTGGAGTGCCAGAAAAACAAGTGAGTTATGCGGGCCTTAAAGACCGCCACGCGGTGACAGAACAATGGTTTTCTGTCCAAATGCCGGGTCGTGAAACACCCGATGTTGAGTTGTTAAATGACGAAGAGGTAATCGTGTTGTCAGCGCAGCGACACAGCCAAAAGCTGCGCTCAGCGGTGTTAGCTGCGAATCGATTTGAGCTTCGTCTTAGAAATGTTAGCGATGTCGCCTCGGTAGAACAGCGTTGGCATAGCATAGTGCAAGGCGTACCTAACTATTTCGGTGAGCAGCGCTTCGGGATTAATGGCGGAAATATTGCCAAAGCTGAACGGATGTTTGCCGGGCAGCGTGTCAAACGGCCGTTGCAAAGCATTTATATTTCTTCTGTTCGTTCACTTATGTTCAATGAGATAGTTAGCCGTCGCTTAGATCAAGGTATATTCGACCGTTTGATTCCAGGTGACATCATGATGTTATCAGGCTCGAATAGTACTTTTGAACAAAAGGGTGAGGATGATTTGGTCGATCGGCTGAATTCGGGCGACATTCAGCTTACTGCCCCGTTGTGGGGAGAAGGGCGAGACCCATTGGTTGCAGACTATGCAGAGCTTGTTGCTGAAGTGACTTCAAAACACCCTACCTTAATCGAAGGTTTAAAAAGCGTTCGAGCGCGTTTGGCCTTCCGACCCATACAATTGAAACCTGAGTCGTGCAGTATCAATGCCGAAGGCAACGATATTGTGGTGGGATTTGTCTTGCCATCAGGTAGCTTTGCCACCAGTATTTTACGCGAATTAGTTGATTATAAAGATATATCTGGAGAAGCATTACATGCACATTCTGATTAG